In Pseudomonas nunensis, a single window of DNA contains:
- a CDS encoding adenylate kinase yields the protein MNLTRTLIIGNSGAGKSWLARHLAKRRHVPWIDLDRIHWISDEHSIARPRNEALEIARVAASEEHWVIEGVYGWIISELLPRATALIWLSLGDEDCVAQIRQREARRGANDELLIALLDWAGSYRRRDGSSGFKAHQRLFQGYSGSKLQLTSRAEITAFINALPPR from the coding sequence ATGAACCTCACCCGAACCCTGATCATCGGTAATTCCGGCGCGGGCAAGAGTTGGCTGGCCAGGCACCTGGCCAAACGGCGGCATGTGCCGTGGATTGATCTTGACCGGATTCACTGGATTTCGGACGAACACAGCATCGCCCGACCTCGAAATGAAGCCCTGGAAATAGCACGGGTGGCCGCCAGTGAAGAACATTGGGTGATCGAAGGGGTTTACGGCTGGATCATCAGCGAACTCTTACCCCGAGCGACAGCGTTGATCTGGTTGAGTCTGGGCGACGAAGATTGCGTCGCCCAAATCCGTCAGCGAGAAGCCCGGCGCGGCGCCAATGATGAGTTGCTGATAGCGTTACTGGACTGGGCTGGCAGCTATCGTCGTCGTGATGGGTCCAGCGGATTCAAGGCTCATCAGCGTTTGTTCCAAGGTTACAGCGGTTCGAAATTGCAACTGACGAGCCGGGCTGAAATCACGGCATTTATAAATGCGTTACCACCCCGCTAA
- a CDS encoding alkaline phosphatase D family protein, whose protein sequence is MSMPLSLPDDHQSLPPVLVGPLLRRLEPTRLVMWLVGSRALSLTIRLQGIGDIRLDDGQCTVIPVGTHAFIHLIDVPLETALPWDTLIEYDLLIDDAGIADWAPHLLYGEAQSPNFVLRSKIDQLLHGSCRKPHHPAADGLLCVDRLLAGEHEAVERPALLMMSGDQVYADDVAGPMLRAIHALIQRLGLFEEHLEGAVVSDSAKLYEHPASYYHRADLLPALESNETLRERFFGGARKPIFTSSSADNHLVTFAEVMAMYLLVWSPTAWTLIDPKPPALTPERRERYALEQTCIDAFKAGLGGVGRAMAHLPCLMIFDDHDITDDWNLSAQWEETAYGHPFSKRIIGNALLAYLLCQGWGNNPDAFGGVLEKTRTLSTTERYLDSTLQDDLINDLLSFQNWHYVLPTTPALVVLDTRTRRWRSEMNLKQPSGLLDWEALSELQQELLDHPSAIIVSPAPIFGVKLIETVQRVFSWCGFPLLVDAENWMAHRGAAQVILNIFRHSRTPGNYVVLSGDVHYSFVYEVLIRHRKAGPHIWQITSSGIKNEFPRALLEWFDRLNRWLYSPRSPLNWLTKRRRMRIVPHIPEHAEAGERLWNSAGIGQVLFNDKGQPREIYQHNADGSPRTRMVAPE, encoded by the coding sequence ATGTCCATGCCTTTGTCACTGCCTGACGATCACCAATCCCTGCCCCCCGTGCTGGTCGGGCCGTTGTTGCGGCGTCTGGAGCCTACGCGGCTGGTGATGTGGCTTGTAGGATCCCGGGCGTTGTCGCTGACGATTCGTCTGCAAGGTATCGGCGATATTCGTCTGGATGACGGCCAATGCACGGTCATCCCTGTCGGCACTCATGCCTTTATTCACTTGATCGACGTGCCGCTGGAGACTGCCCTGCCCTGGGACACGTTGATCGAGTACGACTTGCTGATCGACGACGCGGGCATCGCCGACTGGGCGCCGCATCTGCTCTATGGAGAAGCCCAATCTCCGAACTTCGTCCTGCGCTCAAAAATTGATCAACTGCTGCACGGTTCCTGCCGTAAACCGCATCACCCGGCGGCGGACGGTTTGTTGTGTGTCGATCGGCTGTTGGCGGGGGAACACGAAGCGGTCGAGCGCCCGGCCCTGTTGATGATGAGCGGCGACCAGGTCTACGCCGACGATGTCGCCGGGCCGATGCTGCGGGCGATCCATGCGTTGATCCAGCGCCTCGGTTTGTTCGAAGAGCACCTCGAAGGCGCGGTGGTCAGCGACAGTGCCAAGCTCTACGAACACCCGGCCAGTTACTACCATCGTGCGGATTTGTTACCGGCGCTTGAGAGCAATGAAACCCTGCGCGAGCGATTTTTCGGCGGTGCCCGTAAGCCGATTTTCACCAGTAGCAGTGCCGACAATCATCTGGTGACTTTCGCCGAAGTCATGGCCATGTACCTGCTGGTCTGGTCGCCCACCGCCTGGACGCTGATCGATCCGAAGCCACCGGCACTGACGCCCGAAAGACGCGAGCGCTATGCCCTCGAACAGACCTGCATCGATGCCTTCAAGGCCGGCCTCGGCGGTGTGGGCCGGGCGATGGCGCACTTGCCGTGCCTGATGATTTTCGACGACCACGATATTACCGATGACTGGAATCTTTCCGCGCAATGGGAGGAAACGGCCTACGGGCATCCGTTCTCCAAACGCATCATCGGCAACGCGCTGCTCGCTTATCTGTTGTGCCAGGGCTGGGGCAACAACCCGGATGCGTTCGGCGGTGTGCTGGAGAAAACCCGCACATTAAGCACCACCGAACGCTACCTCGACAGCACGCTCCAGGATGACTTGATTAATGACCTGCTGAGCTTTCAGAACTGGCATTACGTGTTGCCGACTACCCCGGCCCTGGTGGTGCTCGATACGCGCACCCGACGCTGGCGCAGCGAGATGAACCTCAAGCAGCCCTCGGGCCTGCTCGACTGGGAAGCCCTCAGCGAGTTGCAACAGGAACTGCTGGATCACCCGTCGGCGATCATCGTTTCACCGGCGCCGATCTTCGGCGTCAAGTTGATCGAAACGGTGCAGCGGGTCTTCAGTTGGTGCGGTTTTCCACTGCTGGTGGACGCCGAAAACTGGATGGCCCATCGCGGCGCGGCGCAAGTCATCCTGAACATTTTCCGACACTCACGCACACCCGGTAACTACGTGGTGCTGTCAGGTGATGTGCATTATTCCTTCGTCTACGAAGTATTGATCCGACATCGCAAGGCTGGCCCGCACATCTGGCAGATCACCAGCAGCGGCATCAAGAATGAATTCCCACGGGCCTTGCTCGAATGGTTTGATCGGCTCAACCGCTGGCTCTACTCGCCCCGTTCGCCGCTGAACTGGCTGACCAAACGCCGACGCATGCGCATCGTCCCGCACATTCCCGAACATGCTGAAGCAGGTGAACGGTTGTGGAATTCGGCGGGGATCGGGCAGGTGCTGTTTAATGACAAGGGCCAGCCGCGCGAGATATATCAGCACAATGCTGATGGCTCGCCGCGTACTCGAATGGTTGCGCCGGAGTAG
- a CDS encoding MlaA family lipoprotein, producing MLPFKCAPWLARNTSIAVLAAGLAGCSSQPPSTASVTCAEINYSVYDPAEPLNRGVFAFNRVLDDYALAPVARGYRYLPDFFQAGVHNFVANFGEPKVFINDLLQGNPRRSVNTLGRFALNTTVGVVGLIDVSGKVGIPRHDADFGQTFGVWGIGNGPIVELPLFGTSNSRDAAGRVLSFVVDPFGSNSDTVDTLKTINTVGGIVDGRAEVLPLTDSLQKLPDYYSALRNVVAEHRAAYVADGKQGSPQTTQSQCTGAPADGF from the coding sequence ATGTTGCCTTTCAAATGTGCTCCCTGGCTGGCCCGCAATACTTCGATTGCCGTGCTGGCCGCCGGGTTGGCGGGTTGCAGCAGCCAACCGCCGTCCACCGCCAGCGTGACCTGCGCCGAAATCAACTACTCGGTGTACGACCCGGCGGAACCGCTCAATCGCGGGGTGTTCGCCTTCAACCGGGTGCTCGACGACTACGCCCTGGCACCGGTCGCACGCGGCTATCGCTACCTGCCGGACTTTTTCCAGGCGGGTGTGCATAACTTCGTGGCCAACTTCGGCGAGCCCAAGGTGTTTATCAATGACCTGCTGCAAGGCAACCCGAGGCGCTCGGTCAATACCCTGGGACGTTTCGCGCTTAACACCACCGTCGGCGTGGTGGGGTTGATCGACGTCTCCGGCAAAGTCGGCATCCCGCGTCACGATGCGGACTTCGGCCAGACCTTCGGCGTGTGGGGCATCGGCAACGGCCCGATCGTCGAACTGCCGCTGTTCGGCACCTCCAACAGCCGCGACGCCGCCGGGCGCGTGCTGAGTTTTGTGGTCGACCCGTTTGGCAGCAACAGCGACACCGTGGACACGCTCAAAACCATCAACACCGTCGGCGGCATCGTCGATGGCCGCGCAGAAGTGTTGCCGCTGACCGATAGCCTGCAAAAACTGCCGGACTATTACAGCGCGTTACGCAACGTGGTGGCCGAACATCGCGCGGCTTACGTGGCCGATGGCAAACAGGGGTCACCGCAGACCACCCAATCTCAATGCACAGGAGCGCCAGCTGATGGGTTCTGA
- a CDS encoding response regulator, whose translation MNSLLIVDDDLEVLDLLKKFFVQHGYSVEVATDGASLWAAIERQAPDLIILDVMLPGDSGLILCQQLRIRYATPVIMLTAMGELSDRVVGLELGADDYLTKPFDARELLARVRAVLRRVDERRPASQEHPRPLIDFADWHLDVTRRELRSPDNVMIPLSAGEFDLLLVFVEHPQRILTREQLLDLARGHSHEAFDRSIDVQVSRLRRKLESDTRRPAMIRTVRNGGYLFTPSVTRR comes from the coding sequence GTGAACAGCCTGTTAATTGTGGACGACGACCTTGAGGTCCTCGATCTGCTGAAAAAATTCTTCGTGCAGCACGGCTACAGCGTCGAGGTCGCCACCGACGGCGCGTCGCTGTGGGCGGCCATTGAGCGCCAGGCGCCGGACCTGATCATTCTTGATGTGATGTTGCCGGGCGACAGCGGGTTGATCCTGTGTCAGCAACTGCGGATTCGCTACGCCACGCCGGTGATCATGCTGACCGCCATGGGTGAACTCAGCGACCGAGTGGTCGGGCTCGAACTGGGCGCCGATGATTACCTGACCAAACCCTTCGACGCCCGCGAACTGCTGGCTCGGGTGCGTGCCGTGTTGCGCCGCGTAGACGAGCGCCGTCCTGCATCCCAGGAACACCCTCGGCCGCTGATCGACTTCGCCGACTGGCATCTGGACGTCACACGCCGGGAACTGCGTTCGCCGGACAACGTGATGATTCCGCTGTCGGCCGGCGAGTTTGACTTGCTGCTGGTCTTCGTCGAACACCCACAACGGATTCTGACCCGCGAGCAATTGCTGGACCTGGCGCGAGGGCATAGCCATGAAGCGTTTGATCGCAGCATCGACGTTCAGGTCAGCCGCCTGCGACGCAAACTCGAATCCGACACCAGGCGCCCGGCGATGATTCGCACCGTGCGCAATGGCGGCTATTTATTCACCCCCAGCGTGACGCGGCGATGA
- a CDS encoding sensor histidine kinase, with product MNGLKRHWPQDTVARWIALTIILAMLISLALNGLFIQLAGVWARPPLTEIGLLEKAGAITRVIEAAPAPLRSQLAQAVSDQGFTVSWHLDRHELNLPAVEDPISHDSMDILQPLFKSADRRIEAYEPSDWTENLAQAHYALVIELPDASWLMFSAPSRSWGLDEMPRYLIVVLLALISTALVALIATRRLATPLQRFAEGARRFGTDFRAPPIEPIGPQEIRQAILAFNAMQAQLQHFIRDRTQMLAAISHDLRAPLTRMRLRGEFIEDTEQQQRLFRDVDEMQAMINSALEFFRDDARLEPATQFDLAELLQTLLDDYRDQQIDIAFNGPLRLVYFGRPLGLKRVMTNLLDNAIKYASEPAIELIADDGQVRIKVLDRGPGIPEASLEQVFVPFFRMEGSRNKSTGGVGLGLSAARAIVLEHGGELKLRNRTKGGLAALVVLPVQAG from the coding sequence ATGAACGGGCTAAAAAGACATTGGCCGCAAGACACGGTCGCGCGTTGGATCGCGTTGACGATCATCCTGGCCATGCTGATTTCACTGGCGCTCAATGGCTTGTTTATCCAACTGGCCGGGGTCTGGGCGCGGCCGCCGCTGACCGAAATCGGTTTGCTGGAAAAAGCCGGGGCCATCACCCGCGTGATCGAGGCGGCGCCCGCGCCACTGCGCAGCCAACTGGCTCAGGCCGTCAGCGATCAAGGTTTCACCGTCAGTTGGCACCTTGATCGGCACGAGCTGAATCTGCCAGCGGTGGAGGATCCCATTTCCCATGACAGCATGGACATCCTGCAACCGCTGTTCAAATCCGCCGACCGGCGAATCGAAGCCTACGAGCCGTCCGACTGGACGGAGAATCTGGCGCAGGCGCATTACGCGCTGGTGATCGAGTTGCCGGACGCGTCGTGGCTGATGTTCTCCGCGCCCTCGCGCAGTTGGGGCCTCGACGAAATGCCGCGTTATTTGATTGTCGTGCTGCTGGCGCTGATCTCGACGGCCCTGGTCGCACTGATCGCCACTCGCCGCCTCGCCACCCCTTTGCAACGTTTCGCCGAGGGCGCCCGACGCTTTGGCACGGACTTCCGCGCACCGCCCATCGAACCGATCGGCCCGCAGGAAATCCGCCAGGCGATCCTCGCGTTCAATGCGATGCAGGCCCAGTTGCAACACTTCATCCGCGACCGCACACAAATGCTCGCCGCTATTTCCCACGACCTGCGTGCGCCCCTGACGCGGATGCGCTTGCGCGGTGAGTTCATCGAAGACACCGAGCAACAGCAACGATTGTTTCGGGATGTGGATGAGATGCAGGCGATGATCAATTCGGCGCTGGAGTTCTTTCGCGACGATGCACGACTTGAGCCGGCGACGCAGTTTGACCTCGCGGAATTGCTGCAAACATTGCTGGATGATTATCGCGATCAGCAGATCGATATTGCGTTTAACGGACCGCTGCGGCTGGTGTATTTCGGGCGGCCGTTGGGGCTTAAACGGGTGATGACCAACTTGCTGGATAACGCGATCAAGTACGCGAGTGAGCCGGCGATTGAGTTGATCGCCGATGATGGGCAGGTGCGGATCAAGGTGTTGGATCGTGGGCCGGGAATTCCAGAGGCCAGCCTTGAGCAAGTGTTTGTGCCGTTCTTTCGCATGGAAGGTTCGCGCAATAAAAGCACCGGCGGCGTTGGCCTGGGGTTATCGGCGGCGCGGGCGATTGTGTTGGAACATGGCGGGGAGTTGAAGCTGCGCAATCGAACCAAGGGTGGGTTGGCGGCGTTGGTGGTATTGCCGGTGCAGGCGGGGTAG
- a CDS encoding ATP-grasp domain-containing protein: protein MIWFLEGQSSQRDILIGAREALPANVRIFASHRQDRPEITAQADVSFQEPLDNETRIDWVIATALEHGIKVILAGRIGSYYEAARERFDAAGLQLVTGGMSMETFNNVDDKSRFTAEAERAGLACIPAVTVGNARELAAAYETLSSQGEVCIKPVVGIYGQGFWRFKADVDPFRCLENPDAREVDFETYLNIYKSGAERAPMLVMPYLPGSECSVDMVCEAGKPVAFVGRRKQGVHQTFERESAAVELALKAAAHFKCDGLVNVQTRDDQDGVPHLLEINPRYSGGIGYTRATGVNLAGIFAARRLGLPEPAVQWVNDVRVKPITVAVVAPS, encoded by the coding sequence GTGATCTGGTTTCTCGAAGGTCAATCCAGCCAGCGCGATATTCTTATCGGCGCGCGCGAAGCACTGCCGGCGAACGTCAGGATTTTTGCGTCCCATCGTCAGGACCGACCTGAAATCACCGCTCAGGCCGACGTCAGCTTTCAGGAACCCCTGGATAACGAGACGCGAATCGACTGGGTGATCGCCACCGCGCTTGAGCACGGCATCAAGGTGATTCTTGCCGGCCGTATCGGCAGTTACTACGAAGCAGCCCGTGAGCGCTTCGACGCCGCCGGTTTGCAGCTTGTGACGGGCGGGATGTCCATGGAGACCTTCAACAACGTGGACGACAAGAGTCGGTTCACCGCAGAGGCCGAGCGGGCGGGGCTGGCCTGCATTCCCGCCGTGACCGTCGGCAATGCCCGGGAACTGGCCGCCGCTTATGAGACGTTGTCGAGCCAGGGGGAGGTTTGCATCAAGCCTGTCGTTGGCATCTACGGGCAAGGCTTCTGGCGGTTCAAGGCGGATGTTGATCCGTTCCGCTGTCTGGAAAACCCGGACGCACGAGAAGTCGATTTTGAAACCTACCTGAACATCTATAAGTCCGGCGCGGAGCGGGCGCCGATGCTCGTCATGCCTTACTTGCCGGGTAGCGAGTGTTCCGTCGACATGGTTTGCGAAGCGGGTAAGCCAGTGGCGTTCGTCGGCAGAAGAAAGCAGGGCGTTCACCAGACATTCGAGCGCGAGTCCGCAGCCGTAGAACTTGCCCTCAAGGCCGCTGCACACTTCAAGTGCGATGGGCTGGTCAATGTCCAGACACGAGACGACCAGGACGGTGTTCCCCACCTGTTGGAGATCAATCCGCGCTATTCCGGCGGAATCGGATACACACGGGCGACCGGGGTGAACCTGGCCGGAATATTCGCCGCTCGTCGGCTGGGCCTGCCTGAACCTGCGGTTCAGTGGGTGAACGATGTCCGAGTGAAGCCAATCACTGTTGCCGTTGTAGCGCCTTCCTGA
- a CDS encoding trypsin-like peptidase domain-containing protein, with amino-acid sequence MKALTPGANAAISGVKCAWTLNCSHSSAFGEYAAVALLPVTEKRLPTGDPALFQITQQWMEWSGTPSSIGCSLDLSRLPGGSERLLLVVYTFSAAGPISELKDLRLQVDNQVELFLDLKSNGESAIVIGEFYSRNDQWKFRALAEGSAYGLAAMGRRMGITIDDAHPTRRPYSGDSPSSRTSATGTGFAVSPGQVMTCAHVIEGMQELHISSFAGRYRAEVVVVDERNDMALLRIQDCPPLSPVVFKDGAGCALGESVIALGFPMAGLAGGGVHVTQGGVSGLFGLHNDSSLLQFTAAIQPGSSGSPLFDSSGAVIGMVTSSLPDAQNMNFAVKAGLLLGFLDACHVSPPKSPTGRIFSTAEMAREAQSSLWRIEARNP; translated from the coding sequence ATGAAGGCGCTTACGCCTGGAGCGAACGCCGCTATATCGGGCGTAAAATGTGCTTGGACGCTGAATTGCAGCCACTCTTCCGCATTTGGGGAATACGCAGCCGTCGCGCTGCTGCCCGTCACTGAAAAGCGTCTACCGACAGGTGACCCGGCTCTGTTTCAAATCACTCAACAGTGGATGGAATGGAGCGGTACTCCGTCGTCTATTGGCTGTTCCCTGGACTTGTCCCGTCTCCCTGGCGGCAGCGAACGTCTGCTGCTGGTCGTTTATACCTTCTCGGCGGCCGGCCCAATCAGCGAACTCAAAGATTTGCGCCTGCAAGTCGACAATCAAGTCGAACTGTTCCTTGATCTGAAAAGTAATGGCGAATCAGCGATCGTCATTGGCGAGTTCTACAGCCGCAATGATCAATGGAAATTCCGCGCGCTGGCTGAAGGATCAGCTTATGGACTGGCCGCGATGGGCCGTCGCATGGGCATCACGATTGATGATGCGCATCCTACGCGCCGTCCGTACTCGGGTGATTCACCGAGCAGTCGTACCTCGGCAACGGGAACCGGATTCGCCGTTTCACCCGGTCAAGTCATGACCTGCGCGCATGTGATCGAGGGCATGCAGGAGCTGCACATTTCCTCCTTTGCCGGACGCTACCGCGCCGAAGTGGTGGTGGTCGATGAACGCAACGATATGGCCTTGCTGCGCATTCAGGATTGCCCGCCGCTGTCGCCCGTCGTGTTCAAGGACGGCGCCGGTTGTGCACTGGGCGAGTCGGTGATTGCCCTGGGCTTCCCGATGGCAGGCCTGGCGGGTGGCGGCGTTCATGTGACACAGGGCGGGGTGTCCGGTCTGTTCGGGCTGCACAACGATTCAAGTTTGCTCCAATTCACCGCGGCCATTCAGCCAGGCTCCAGCGGTAGTCCATTGTTTGATAGCAGTGGGGCGGTCATCGGGATGGTGACGTCGTCGCTGCCGGACGCGCAAAACATGAACTTCGCGGTCAAGGCCGGGTTGTTGTTGGGCTTTCTGGATGCCTGTCATGTTTCGCCGCCCAAATCTCCAACCGGTCGAATTTTCTCGACCGCCGAAATGGCTCGTGAAGCCCAGTCGTCACTCTGGCGGATCGAAGCCCGAAATCCGTAG
- a CDS encoding phosphoribosyltransferase domain-containing protein has product MEFAVEKNSTTRLSAQLKRGLMEVDVDESSIEPHSLFGFAERRNPKRAFLFVSRVLGRHIPVRPSIMQISYEHLAAKIPDDLPGPVLVIGMAETAVGLGAGVHRAYSKTRPDTVYMVSTRHPVGTELFTRFEEEHSHASAHLIHQPIDPDVREMMLNARSLVLVDDEASTGKTFINLHRALVDAGLSKVERVVTCVLTDWSRGAVRNVLGETATQVSLLQGAYRFSEDQDAPLPEMPDVGAVAVGEWPIDPRNDWGRLGVRHVEDTLAPDIQVKPGERVMVVGTSEFVWRPFLLAERLERAGADVHFSSTSRSPIALGHEIGHALSFSDNYGLGIPNFLYNVRPGQFDRVLICTETPAQAVPRSLIDALNAEVIVDEQ; this is encoded by the coding sequence ATGGAATTCGCAGTAGAAAAAAACTCGACCACTCGACTCAGCGCGCAGCTCAAACGCGGGCTGATGGAAGTCGACGTCGATGAATCCTCCATCGAACCCCATTCTTTGTTCGGGTTCGCCGAGCGCCGAAATCCTAAACGTGCGTTCCTGTTTGTGTCCCGCGTTCTGGGCCGACATATTCCTGTTCGCCCATCGATCATGCAGATCAGCTACGAGCACCTCGCAGCCAAGATTCCCGATGACCTGCCAGGCCCCGTACTCGTCATCGGTATGGCAGAGACCGCCGTAGGCCTGGGTGCCGGCGTTCACCGCGCTTACAGCAAGACCCGCCCGGACACCGTCTATATGGTCAGCACTCGCCATCCGGTCGGGACTGAGTTGTTCACTCGTTTTGAAGAAGAACACAGTCACGCCAGCGCGCACCTGATTCACCAGCCCATCGATCCCGATGTCCGGGAAATGATGCTGAACGCACGTTCCCTGGTGCTGGTTGACGATGAAGCCTCCACCGGCAAGACGTTCATCAATTTGCATCGCGCCCTCGTGGATGCCGGGCTGAGCAAAGTGGAACGGGTCGTGACCTGTGTGCTCACTGACTGGTCTCGCGGCGCAGTGCGCAACGTTCTGGGCGAGACCGCCACTCAGGTGTCCTTGCTGCAGGGTGCTTATCGCTTCTCTGAAGATCAAGACGCGCCCTTGCCTGAAATGCCGGACGTAGGTGCGGTCGCCGTAGGTGAGTGGCCGATTGATCCGCGTAATGACTGGGGACGCTTGGGCGTGCGTCATGTCGAAGACACATTGGCCCCGGATATTCAGGTCAAGCCAGGCGAGCGCGTGATGGTCGTGGGCACCAGCGAATTCGTGTGGCGTCCGTTCCTGCTGGCCGAGCGTCTGGAGCGGGCCGGTGCTGACGTGCATTTCAGCTCCACCAGTCGCTCGCCGATTGCCTTGGGCCATGAGATCGGACACGCCTTGTCGTTCTCCGACAACTACGGTCTCGGTATCCCGAATTTTCTCTACAACGTGCGTCCGGGGCAGTTTGACCGGGTGTTGATCTGCACCGAAACGCCTGCGCAAGCGGTTCCCCGGTCGCTGATTGATGCATTGAACGCAGAGGTGATTGTCGATGAGCAATAA
- a CDS encoding cysteine protease StiP family protein, which produces MVNAFAHLSTVGSGSYAPDDVHFLLQPVEIEVTDVEEKERLIQTRQKHYSEMISLESAPTEVHKGLYQRAMQQNSARMARDVQSLALALDKACDGPSIALVSFVRAGLPLGVLLRRALLDLGRDAHHYGISIVRDRGIDMIALEAVIAAHGAENIVFVDGWTGKGAISGEIQRSLKGDTRFPEQPRLVVLADPCGRAWLAASAEDWVIPSGILGATVSGLVSRSIWPANGGLHGCVVYDHLHEHDVTRDFIDQIEAVRQAQPAVEAAAPWTEAQRSELQASALGVIDAIAAQFGISNLNRVKPGIAEATRAVLRRVPDHVLVRDRSDPDVQLLMHLTERANVTVEEVGAALGPYRAVTVIRSLS; this is translated from the coding sequence ATGGTTAATGCCTTTGCCCACCTGAGCACTGTTGGCAGTGGCAGTTACGCGCCGGATGACGTGCACTTCCTTTTGCAGCCGGTCGAAATCGAAGTGACGGATGTAGAAGAGAAAGAGCGCCTGATCCAGACGCGGCAGAAGCATTACTCCGAGATGATCAGCCTGGAGTCGGCCCCGACTGAGGTCCACAAAGGGCTGTACCAGCGCGCAATGCAGCAGAATTCGGCCCGTATGGCCCGGGATGTCCAATCCCTGGCGCTGGCGTTGGACAAGGCCTGTGACGGCCCTTCGATCGCGCTGGTTTCGTTTGTGCGCGCAGGGCTGCCCTTGGGCGTATTGCTGCGCCGGGCGCTCCTGGATCTGGGGCGTGACGCCCATCATTACGGGATCAGCATCGTGCGTGACCGGGGCATCGACATGATTGCCCTGGAAGCCGTGATCGCCGCTCACGGTGCTGAAAACATTGTTTTTGTGGATGGCTGGACCGGCAAGGGCGCCATTTCTGGAGAGATCCAGCGCAGCCTCAAGGGCGACACGCGCTTTCCAGAACAGCCACGCCTTGTGGTGCTGGCCGATCCTTGCGGTCGCGCCTGGCTGGCGGCTTCGGCCGAAGACTGGGTGATCCCGTCGGGCATCCTCGGGGCCACGGTTTCCGGCCTGGTCTCGCGTTCCATCTGGCCCGCCAACGGTGGCCTGCATGGCTGCGTGGTGTACGACCATTTGCATGAACACGACGTGACCCGAGACTTCATCGATCAGATCGAAGCCGTGCGTCAGGCACAGCCTGCGGTCGAGGCCGCTGCCCCATGGACCGAGGCGCAACGCAGCGAACTGCAGGCTTCGGCGCTGGGTGTGATTGACGCGATTGCCGCGCAATTTGGCATTAGCAATCTGAACCGGGTGAAACCCGGCATTGCCGAGGCGACGCGAGCCGTCCTGCGTCGTGTCCCGGATCACGTTCTGGTCCGCGATCGCAGCGATCCGGACGTGCAACTGCTAATGCACCTGACCGAGCGAGCAAACGTGACGGTTGAAGAAGTGGGGGCAGCCCTGGGTCCTTATCGTGCGGTGACCGTCATCCGGAGTTTGAGCTGA
- a CDS encoding HpcH/HpaI aldolase/citrate lyase family protein: protein MKTLSPYALGATLYMPATREDILDVVLHKKLPELRSMVVCLEDAVADIDVETALANLHKLLLSIEQQGGRSVDGPMLFVRPRDSQMAAVLNEWPLMAHVDGFVLPKLSLSNLRAWELAVTNPDIFLMPTLETREVFNPVAMVELGEALKQTLNHRIIALRIGGNDLLGCLGLRRNPATTLYSTPMGYVIQMLAGVMGSQGFALTAPVFERLATPHLLLEELSLDIAHGLVGKTAIHPSQISSIQDSLRVSLEDLNCAKLMLNEVAPAVFNHNDTMCEPATHFKWATNILERAKWHGVRHAEPSQTDQSIRLAEAGR from the coding sequence ATGAAAACACTATCGCCCTACGCCCTCGGTGCAACGCTCTACATGCCGGCAACCCGCGAGGACATCCTCGACGTGGTCCTGCATAAAAAGTTGCCTGAACTGCGCTCGATGGTGGTGTGCCTTGAAGATGCAGTCGCGGACATCGACGTCGAGACCGCGTTGGCCAATCTGCACAAGTTACTGCTCTCGATTGAGCAACAGGGCGGCCGTTCGGTAGATGGCCCCATGCTGTTCGTGCGACCGCGTGATTCGCAGATGGCCGCCGTGCTCAACGAATGGCCGTTGATGGCGCATGTGGATGGTTTTGTGTTGCCGAAACTGAGCCTGTCCAATCTGCGCGCATGGGAATTGGCGGTCACCAATCCCGACATCTTTCTTATGCCGACCCTGGAAACCCGGGAAGTCTTCAATCCTGTGGCGATGGTCGAACTGGGTGAGGCGCTCAAGCAGACGCTGAACCATCGCATCATTGCGCTGCGGATCGGCGGGAATGACTTGCTGGGCTGTCTGGGCCTTCGACGCAATCCGGCAACAACGCTTTACAGCACACCCATGGGTTACGTGATCCAGATGTTGGCCGGGGTCATGGGCTCGCAGGGGTTTGCCTTGACCGCCCCGGTGTTCGAGCGTTTGGCGACGCCGCATCTATTGCTGGAAGAGCTGAGCCTCGATATTGCCCACGGTTTGGTGGGCAAAACGGCGATTCATCCAAGTCAGATCAGCAGTATTCAGGACAGTCTGCGCGTCAGCCTTGAAGATCTAAATTGTGCCAAATTGATGCTGAACGAGGTCGCGCCGGCCGTCTTCAATCACAATGACACGATGTGTGAACCAGCAACTCACTTCAAATGGGCCACCAACATTCTTGAACGTGCCAAATGGCACGGCGTCAGGCATGCGGAGCCGAGCCAAACCGATCAATCGATTCGTCTTGCGGAGGCGGGCCGATGA